A section of the Carya illinoinensis cultivar Pawnee chromosome 12, C.illinoinensisPawnee_v1, whole genome shotgun sequence genome encodes:
- the LOC122288948 gene encoding gibberellin 2-beta-dioxygenase 1-like, which produces MLVLSKPAIEQYSDIRNCMPSTLCSGIPLIDLSKPDSGHLIVKACEEFGFFKVINHGVPMEFITNLEAKAVRFFSLPLSEKEKAGPPAPLGYGNKRIGLNGDSGWVEYLLFTTNPDSSSQSFLSVFGENQEKFRSALNDYVSAVRKMGCEILEQMADGLKLQPRNVFSKLLMDKQSDSFFRLNHYPPCPELQALTDTNMIGFGEHTDPQIISVLRSNNTSGLQISLRDGSWISVPPDQNSFFINVGDSLQVMTNGRFQSVRHRVLANSMKSRVSMIYFGGPPLSEKIAPLPSLMKGERSLYKEFTWFEYKKSAFNSSLADNRLVNFERIIAS; this is translated from the exons ATGTTGGTCCTTTCCAAACCAGCAATTGAGCAGTACTCTGATATCAGAAACTGCATGCCCTCCACATTATGCTCCGGAATTCCTCTGATAGACCTCTCAAAACCCGACTCCGGGCACCTCATAGTCAAGGCCTGCGAAGAGTTTGGATTctttaaggtcattaatcatggGGTCCCAATGGAGTTCATCACCAACTTGGAAGCTAAAGCTGTAAGATTCTTCTCCTTACCTCTCTCAGAGAAAGAAAAAGCAGGGCCTCCTGCTCCACTGGGGTATGGCAACAAGAGGATTGGACTCAACGGTGACAGTGGCTGGGTGGAATACCTTCTTTTCACAACCAATCCAGATTCAAGTTCTCAGtcatttctctctgtttttggaGAAAACCAAGAAAAGTTTCG CTCGGCTTTGAATGACTATGTATCAGCTGTGAGGAAAATGGGCTGTGAAATTCTAGAACAGATGGCTGATGGATTGAAGCTCCAACCAAGAAATGTGTTCAGTAAGCTTCTGATGGATAAACAGAGTGACTCTTTTTTCAGGCTAAATCATTACCCTCCATGCCCAGAGCTTCAGGCCTTGACAGATACCAATATGATTGGTTTTGGAGAGCACACCGAcccacaaatcatttctgtGCTGAGATCTAATAACACATCTGGCCTCCAAATATCATTAAGAGATGGGAGTTGGATTTCAGTCCCACCTGATCAGAACTCATTTTTCATCAATGTTGGGGATTCTTTACAG GTTATGACTAATGGAAGGTTCCAAAGTGTAAGACACAGGGTTTTGGCAAACAGCATGAAATCTAGAGTTTCAATGATATATTTTGGTGGACCACCTTTGAGTGAGAAAATAGCTCCATTACCCTCACTCATGAAAGGAGAAAGAAGCTTATACAAAGAATTTACATGGTTTGAGTACAAAAAATCTGCTTTCAATTCAAGCTTGGCAGATAACAGGCTTGTGAACTTTGAGAGAATCATAGCCTCATAA
- the LOC122290078 gene encoding interactor of constitutive active ROPs 4, with product MPRSRGTEMPQRQSPRGAHPHRTSGSDSDPQHHRPITERSPKLGDRRSPRGAQSASLSQKKLGTRISDLESQLGQAQEELKILKEQLTSAEAAKKEAQEQLEKKTKKPVVLEPVEIRGKDPPVEIQEYNRKDSTPRDEVLDDKQQEADVFEVLVENVTAEPKDDQSQPTDQVEKETKQVVTCTEAPATPEPEKPSFHDLALKKDEIDMLKDMLEERKKELELFRQENEKMRNQLSEAVLEVSSSKTKEGETSLKLSQLGEELKTSKANEAQLNEKLKAVEEAKETLELEMKKMRVQTEQWRKAADAAAAVLAGGVEMNGRISGRCVSMEKHFGGVFETPAGGYNSFVGSPGMDDDLDGLGSGKRKGSGIRKFGDLWKKKSQK from the exons ATGCCAAGATCAAG GGGAACAGAAATGCCCCAAAGGCAGTCTCCTCGAGGTGCACATCCACATAGGACATCTGGTTCTGATTCAGATCCACAGCATCATCGGCCAATTACTGAACGGAGTCCCAAGCTAGGAGATCGTAGGTCTCCAAGAGGTGCTCAATCTGCTTCACTAAGCCAGAAGAAACTTGGCACCCGCATTTCAGACTTAGAATCTCAACTTGGGCAAGCACAAGAAGAGCTAAAGATTCTGAAAGAGCAATTAACTTCAGCAGAGGCTGCAAAGAAAGAAGCTCAAGAACAATtggagaagaaaacaaagaagccAGTTGTTCTAGAACCAGTGGAGATCCGAGGAAAGGATCCTCCTGTGGAAATTCAAGAATATAACAGAAAAGACAGTACTCCTCGAGATGAGGTTCTAGATGATAAACAGCAGGAAGCTGATGTTTTTGAAGTTTTGGTGGAAAATGTAACAGCGGAGCCCAAGGATGATCAAAGCCAGCCGACTGATCAAGTTGAGAAAGAAACCAAACAAGTTGTCACATGTACTGAAGCACCAGCAACTCCAGAGCCGGAGAAACCATCCTTCCATGACTTGGCTCTGAAGAAGGACGAGATAGATATGCTGAAAGACATGTTAGAAGAGCGAAAAAAGGAACTAGAGTTGTTCAGACAAGAAAACGAGAAAATGAGAAACCAGTTGAGTGAAGCAGTATTAGAGGTATCATCTTCTAAAACAAAGGAAGGGGAAACGTCCTTGAAGTTGAGTCAGCTGGGAGAAGAGTTGAAAACAAGCAAAGCAAATGAAGCTCAGCTGAATGAGAAGCTGAAAGCTGTGGAAGAAGCGAAGGAGACACTAGAGctagagatgaagaagatgagagtACAGACAGAGCAGTGGAGAAAAGCAGCAGATGCCGCAGCAGCAGTGCTTGCTGGGGGTGTGGAGATGAACGGGAGAATCTCTGGGAGATGCGTCTCCATGGAGAAGCATTTTGGTGGTGTATTTGAGACACCAGCTGGTGGATACAATAGCTTTGTTGGATCACCAGGGATGGATGATGATTTGGATGGTCTCGGAAGTGGAAAGCGAAAGGGTTCTGGAATTAGAAAGTTTGGAGACTTGTGGAAAAAGAAGAGCCAGAAATGA